From the genome of Anopheles funestus chromosome 2RL, idAnoFuneDA-416_04, whole genome shotgun sequence:
GACAGCGAGCGAGCGATCGCTACGGTCGGCGGGCAACCAACGCGCTCGCCCTGTGCTCTGCCACGGTCGCCTGTATCGTGCTGGTGCTGATTGTACGCGACCCGGCAAACGAAATGGCGTCCACCGCACTAGCGACGTTCGTGAAGTTTTGCATCTCCATTACCTTTTTCGCCGTCAACCTGCAATCGATCGAGATCTATCCGACCTGTCTGCGGCAAACGGGCATGTCCGTCGGTACGATAGCGGCCACCATCTTCGGTATCGTTGGCCCGTACGTGGTACACCTCGGCACGGAGTATGACGTGCGCTACCCGTTCCTGGTGATGGGGCTTTCGTCTGCCGTGGGCATACTGGCGGCATTGTTCCTGCCCGAAACGTTACACCAATCGCTTCCGAACACGATTGAGGAGGCACAGAAATTTGGCAAACATCAACGCTTCTGGTCATTGCCGAAGGCACCGAAATCTCCGGTGGCGAAAGGTGAAGAATCCATCCGTCTCGCAGTGCCCGAAGGCGATGCGGAACAAGCGTCCGGTGGGGggactaaataaaaaaaatagtaaacttCCTTCTTCCAAGATTGAGTTTCACTTCACGCTGAACTTTTCTTTCGTTAACTTCCATACCTTCAAACAATCGAAACGATCCGGtgaatgtattttgttttagatcttgtattttcttcctttttccaaCGGTATCTTCTCACCATTTCGGCGCTTGCCACCGACCATTCTAACTAGCCGACGTTCTGACGGTTTGCCTTGTTGGGGGGCCTTGCTGATTCTCACCTCACTTGCGAACACTGCATCACTCGATAGAAGAgcttgttaatttattttgctattataATTTGATTCCTTGTTTTCtcgtttcataaatatttgcatacgATTCCATCTTCATGCGGAGGGATTTCTCTATTATCCTCTCACGCCACCACTGACACTTCCAATGCTCAATTGCTAATGATGACTGAGAAATCAGAGCAAAATGTGgaaatcatatttatttttgtttttcattttcggtAGGTTTAACTCTACTCCATCGAGCATAATATGCTCACGCTGATTTGctgatcagtttttttttttcaagctcACTTCACCCGAAGCACATCACATAATCTGATCGAATGGTCACTCTTTGTTGTAGTAGTGTCAGTGCATTTAATCGTTCGATTCCTTCCGTATCTCGTCGTCGTTGTACGCCCGTTTGTAAGCGAATTGTTCATCTCGTTTGCATCcctttctgtgttttttagttgttttgttttttacattaaattacattCTTAATGAAACCCTGACCATGTCTTTGAGAGCAGTCATGTATTCAAATTGTCTaacgttttattttgcatacaGGTTTTTGCgaccttgtttttttgtttgttttcttttagcaatacaattttgtgtgtgtgtttgttatcttttgtaatgtttttttcctaaatCTCGTCCTACGCAATAAGtgatttggtttggttttggctagattttttgttttgctcttacatatttttttcttcttctcagatatgatgtttttaattttacttattCGCTTCTTAACACAATGATTAGTCTTTCTCGAATcgattccatttgtttttcatccctACTTCCAATGATACACCTATCACCTTGTCTCTCATGTTCGGCTTATCGTTCTCATTTCATTTGCTGGTgagcaaaacattttattaaatcGATCGTAACGAGGATTAAAATTTTagtgttttgcattttgaagataatttaatttatacacGAACTCGGTTCCGCCAACTAGTGATTGATGTGTTTCGGGTTTTCCCACCCTCTTTTCTTCCTTATTTTCGGAATGCGTCAGACTATAGAAAAGCGATAAGAAGTATCTTTCTTGAATCGAGCTAGAttgcttaaaaaatattgactTGTGTGGAATGCATTCGTTTAGTCTCGCGTGcaaaattcccttttttttcgactaATTTCAACACCAATATTCCACTTTTCTTCCCAACTCCTGCGCACGTTGTTGAGCTTTCTAAATTATGCTAATATAACGATGAAAAAACAGATCTCTTTCTTAAGGATGGCTTACACGCAATTAGTATGTACACACTCTAGTATGCAGAAAGATGGAGAAAAGGCGATGATAAGGTTTTTGTGTGGATCGTtggttaaattttttgattgttttgtgcCATCTGGTACTGGTACTGGAAACTGGCATTACTGCATTGTAAACATTTGGTGCTCCAACCGTACGTTACCATATTAATTGTCCTagccaccaacaacaacaacaacaaaaaatccttcctCCTAGCTTCCCCATCTAGCTATTGCTTCGATTTCAATACGTTAAAGTGTTCTAGAATGTACaattcgttttttattttcgttttgttgttgattttaaaTATACACTATTGAGATTTATCTACGATAACTTTACCCCATCCCCATTCGATCGCAAACGAGCTTTCACCCCATATTTTCCCCCTTTAGCTTAGTTTGATTCATTGATCGTCGTTGTTGCTGTATGCTTTGGTTGGTGAAAACAATCCGAAACAATCAGAAACACAGGAAGCATACATGTTTGTTTAGCGAATAGGCGCACAAAACAGTGTTCGAAATCAACAGAGACGATGATAACAGCAATCAGCAGTACCGTCGAGGAGCACTAATTCACGGCTCAGGGAACATTCAGCCCCCCAACTCAACACCCCCTTTATCCGGCACTAAACACATAAACTAATATCAACAAAAATCCTAACTGACAACGTGCGTAATGGTActagcagtagtagtaattAATAGTTTCTCTTGGTTTCTTTGTCCTAGTTCTGTCGCTGTTTAACAACACCACTCCCCCCGTACACACTCCTTAATGcagcttctatttttttgtatgttgttttgcctggttttgtatgtgtgttcctTTTCATCCTGTTTCATCCTAATGTAATAATGGCTATTGCATGGTTCCGTTTGTTCTATTTGCATGTTCGCTACAAGTGCATTTGTctggttccgtttttttatgtcaaaaatatcacaaatttttcattttccctcaACCCCCTTCTCCCCCCCTATACCCAGTTCGATGCCAGTTTCATGTCCCGTTTCGTAACTCTATTTCGAATCTCACGGCACACTCGCGCACCCCCGTCAACAACCATCAATAACAATCACAAATCACAATATATTGAGCCACAGTTCAATCCTACCCCAAAACGGCTCCTTTCCCGGGTCAATctcactcacgcacacacacacacgcacacttcaCAGCAATCCAATCGGGCCTTGGTGTCCTGCGCTCCTCGGCACTCTCACATGCGCATCACAATGTCCGTGCTTTCGGTGCCTCTGTTCACGTTTTGCTTTAGTTGATTGAAGCTGTCGCTCATCACCATCACTTTACGATACCATTTTCTATCCGAACTTGActcttgctttgttttgtcaaCGCCCAAAAAGCACAACTAATCCACCATTccggacaacaacaaaaaaactcattcTATGCACATCCAGTTGGCAGTGTAGAAGTGTATTGATGTTCCCGGTAAAATCACTGCACGGTTTTCTGCACACTTTTCCCCGCATAATTCGCCGAGAACTTATCATACTAAGAATAACTTGGAACTAAGGGTTTTGTGCGCAGTATTGCTTCCTTTTGCACAATAATGgcgtgtgtggtttttgtagCATTTTACCTTGTTCGGTGCAAGATATCTCAGCTATCACACAATCACAATCTCACCACACACTTACCGTTCGATGCCGGACGTTAGCGTACGTTCCGTACCTTCGAACAGATCCGGTGGTAACAACGAGGGACAGCACGAAAGCATCCGCACCGTCGCATCTTCGTACGTggtcatcatcgtcgtacgCCGCTAGAGACCACCGCTACCCTTGGCCGGACCGGACGACAGGCTGCTACTGCTGACACCGGAATCGCTCGACTTTTCACTGAGCGCACCACCGCTACTACCCCCCGtaacaccaacaccaccgaCCATCACCATCCCGCCCCCACCATCACTACCACCCCCACCCAACAGGCCACCCTTTTTCGCCATCGTGCGGCTGTTCATCGTTTTGGACGAACCGCGCTCGGTCGTACCGTTGAAGCGGCGTGCCGACTCAACCCGCTTCAGTATTTCATTCGAGCACTGGGCAACGACCGAGTCCAGGTTGTTCGTTTCATTGTCGgacagatgatgatggtggtggtgatgatgatgcgcgGTCATTAGTGTGGCCATGCCGgcatgttgttgctgctgctgttgcgtctgctgctgcatcggtTGACCGTTGTTGTGcgaatgttgctgctgctgctgctgctgctgaagatggtgcagctgctgctggtagGAATTGTGCGGATTGTGCGAACCTTGCGATGACGGAACAGGCGATCCTTCGTAGCAACCGGAATCGCGTGGAAAGTGCCTTCGGCCAAACGGTGACGTTTGGTGGTCTCCGCTACTGCGCGTCGTACTGCCACTACCACCGCTCAGTCCACCGCCGAGACCGCTGGAACAGTTGACGTGGTTCAACCGCAGGCCTTCATCGTTTTCCGAGCTAGAACCGGCCACATCACCGTCGGACGTTGCTATTTAATGAAGCGAAGTTGTATGTCGGGTCAGATTAATTAATGGGGAACGGATAAGTGCGTAAGAATCGCGGGAATTTCACAGAAAGCACTAATAGCTACACAACTTTCCACCATAAAGACAACATTGTGCCACAACTGCTTGTGCTACTTACAGTCCAAATCGTGCAGAAGCTGAACGGCGGCCAGTATCTTTGCCCGATGTTCCGTATTTCCAATACCGAGGTAATCTAAATCGGACGGTTCCAACTCTTTGAACAGTTCCAAATCTTCGTACCTAGAGTGTATTATCGAACCGTTTAGTGTTGGACACACAGCCATCATTTAATGCAGTCAACCACAACTTACCCATTGAGCACAAACACGGATGTATATTCCTTCAGACCGATCCGAAGCAGCAGCTCCTCGACACTCGTCGGACAGCTCGTTGGTAAACGATGCCGGCTGACCAGCTTTCCACCATAACCTTTCAATCCCGTTGTGGGTAGATCGGGCAGAACCTCGACGCTAATGAACTTAAAGTGTCCTAACCGACCGTTCGCATAGCCTCGCCATACACCGGACGCATTCATGGACAGTACGTCTATAATGTCTCCTTTCTGTTAAAGAAATACAACAAGAGAGATGTCTTCTTTAAGTAAAAACCACTCAAAGCGATCAGATTTACTAAACTACTAACCTTAAACCGTAGCGCTTCTTTGTCGTACGGACTCGGGCAACTATCGACGAGGGCGATCGCTCTGCAGATCGGTAACATTGTGGTGCGATCCTCCGCCGACAGGGAACTATGAGGACTGCCCGGACGGACCAGGGCTTGAGTGCCTGTAAGTGGAttaaagaggagaaaaaaacaaatgtaaagcGGGAAATAgagttgcatttttattcGCCGACTTACTTGAGCCGGATGCACTCGGTAAACTTTCGACCGAACTGGCCGAATGTTGGAACGTTTGGTCACTGATGCTATCCAAGCAGTTGCTGTAGTCACGATTGTTGCGATCCGTTCCACCGAATAGTAGATGATCCTTTGGCGATGTTCGAGCGTCATTTGACtggaaaaaaacagtaaaacaaattgAGTTTATTTTAAAGCTCACGGACACTCTCCCTGCAGTCATGAGCCAACAGCTAATAactcccccaaaaacaaacccccctTCATCCCCATCTACTTACGTGATGTACTAAAGCTATCTGTTGACTTATGcttaaatttttattgttgtgcGAAACCGCCACTGACGATGCGGCTGCCGCCAGTGACGACGATAGATTGTTCCGGTTTTTGGCCGCCTTGAGGCTTTTCAGATTGTTGACGGTATTTTTTGTactggtgctgttgttgctgctcgcactgctgctactgttgcCGCTGCCATTAGTGGTGGTGGTACTGTTGCTTGTGCTAGCGCTACTCATGTCCACCCCAATACCGCCGACCGCGCTGCCGAGAATGGTTGGCAGATTGGCACCGGATGCACCACCGGATGCGAGTGCTATACTACCACCAACGGTGCCGGATGTGTTTCCCACCGAACCAATGCCAACTgatgcagctgctgctgctgctgacgatcCTGCCGTCACCAGCGATGCCGCACTGCCGATGTGTCCGGATGTTGACCCCGGTTGCCCCGAAAtgccaccagcaccaccaacaCACGGTCCATCCAGCCGCTTCAGCTGCTGGTGATGCAGATGCTTCTGGAGCTGCAGTGCGTTCGCTTGCAGGATGTCATCATACTCGGACGATGGGGTGggcgatggtgatggtgattcGTCACCCAGACCGGCACTCAGTGTTCGATAGCGGGCCGTACAGTTATTCATACCGATCTGCGTTGGAGCGCATAAAAGATGGCGAAAGATGGAAAACGCGAAGCAAAGAGTGTTAAGAGGAGTGTTATAAGTGCGAAGAGCGAATCATAATTCCACCTAATGATATCGATATATACTAGCGGTCGTTCGTACCATTCGCCTCTAGCGAACGTTCGTGCGATTCGAAAACGGGGACGGTAAAAAGCTTTGTCGCGAAATGATGATAAATGTGTGCTGCCGGAGCGCATACTTCACCGCCTAATCCGCGCCTACCCGAAGAGCTAATCAGTCGTGGATTAGGCCCCCCCTGCCCCCCGGATTTAAGTCTACCACCCACGTTACTAAGCGTGTCGGAACGAAAGTGACATCaggatgggaaaaatggaaaaaggtTCACTTTCGGTTTCATCTCACGTAGTGTCCTCATTATTTTCCCAAATCCTATAATTTGCACCAAAGAGATACACTTTCCTATTCACCGTCTTCACTGTCTTGTTGGGTAAGAAGTTTGCAAGAAGATTAGTGTGGTGAggttgtgtttcattttaaacacAAGATGGAAACCATTAATGTAAACCCACAATAAAGTTGATGTGCATATACCTACGACTGTGTTACGGCGAAGTACATATGGGATTTCCAGCACTTGCATTTAAATCAATGTAATTCAATTAAAGTATAAGAGTTTAGATTTTGAGCTTTTTGAAGATAATTGGAACACATCCAGTGCAAATCAAAAATGCATGAACGTGATAAAGGTCATTTATCGACAGCTGAATCCACAAGATGTCTGTCTCTTGGAACCATTTCCAGGAAATACCCTAACATCGTGGTATAGCACCCCATTAGGAATTCCAACACTGTACTAAGACCTGCTTCTTATTCGAAtgaatataattaaatattaatattctcTTGCCATCCCATTGCttataaatattacatttCCCGGTCTCCCCTCCAGAAAAAAGGGGATTTAAACGAGACGGTACTACTGTACCGGCTTAATGCATCACCTAACTTTTCCATTCTGCACCGATAGGTCCCGGTTCAAAATAGCCTGGTTCAAAACTTCGCACTCGAAGGCTTCACAAAATATCGTTACGGAGATGGACGGTTTTCTTCGCTTTGTTCGCCACCGACATCGTGCTGTCCAGCTTGAACGAAAGGTCCTTCTTATCCCATGAGAATAAGAGGAACGTCtcagtctctctctctctctctctctctctctctctctctgctggAGGTTCCTCCGCaccaaaaaacctttttctaCTTCCAAGGATAATGATAACGTTTATTAAGTTGATAAGCACAATAATGGCAtccgatgaagatgatgagatACCCGCTGTCGGTGGACTGAAAATGACTCCTTAAATCCGCCACCGTTTCTTCCTTCCATTTGTTCCCTTCATTTCGTGTGCGCTTTCCAAAAGCGCTTGAAGCCATCCACTGACAGGCGATGGGTTTTATtatcatgttttatttttactttcagCCCCTTGCCCAAAATACCTCTATTGCATCCCCCATTGGCGTAGGGTGGCGTTAGaagaattataattttatgccAACGGGCCAAATGGGAAAGACTGAGAGATTTCCTTCAATTACCAGGAAATGGAATCCCATCGACATTTTCATTTCGCAGTGGTTTTGCCGTTAGTTGAACAAGCAAAACAGTACCATCACACCGGTGAAGTAATCGGTGAAGTAATTCTAAAGAATTGtcatggaaaaacaaaatatccaACCGAAGCtacaacaagagaaaaaaaacacattccccACCGGACGGCCATTGTATGGAAAACGGTATTTCTGCAAACACCTTACTTTAATAAATGCAAGCGAGAAAAGCCGAAAGCATCATTAGTCACTGTTTATGATACTAATTAAACATtgaaatatacataaataaagTAGCTCATTTTGTAATCATAGGTCTTGAGAGGAGGGAAGCAAATCAccaggaacaaaaaaacggcgaAGAATGTACTTCATTACCTGGCAAAGTGGACCAAGATGACCAAAGTTCCCTACCGAATGGGACATGGAATTTGGgaaaatttgcatacaaatTTAAGCCCGAGAGTGACTGTTAAGATTATTACGATCGTGATATAAGGACGAAATATATAATTTTGTGCCAAAAGTCATTAAGTCGATGTCAATCGTTGAGGAATAGGCGACAGAAATGCTTCAAGAAATTCCTTCCAGTTTTAAAtagcaaaaccacacacacaaaaaaagaacacagaaGAAACACTATCTTTCCATTATCAGAgatgaaatattaattacattttcctCCAGTTGCAAAGCCATCGTCGCCGTACTTAATTGAAGGGTTTACCGAAACCACATTAGCGGAACAAATTTCCACCACTtactaatttaattcaaacaaaaaccccacccGTACGATGGTACGTTCCGTCTG
Proteins encoded in this window:
- the LOC125760547 gene encoding uncharacterized protein LOC125760547 isoform X1 — its product is MAVSNIVCEWLRALGLGQYAESFLDNGYDDLEICKQVGDPDLDAIGVQNPAHRSKLLKSVRLLREKGAASVYFQLNDPKSLLSDNSDSLERDSSPLMLSELEALLQEQLKADGVCLTAHPYSTPDGTRGHLEGLASVYCEMLLAPFGEVLSALEEARQRAWSERSPHSSSGGGGGLIRGHRGNSCHGGLPNSHSQPIYVPGKYSPSSCLSDKEEDEIYGFGYGVFAPRVARTTLQSQQAQQGQQQPQQQQQQQQQPQPQQSQTSANVPANSAAVQQSCLSPRSAYFYEFPPTDGRETSKKRTTLARLLRGLKTVNRRDRSNQNTTGGTATQSRSHNERLRHFQMNGGGPQPSFEETIQRLKIQEALRKKEKFQREHEEILRDIRQGLLQLSRDSRDDTYMYDDAVTNVMRMPHHQGHWYDEPPYESDPDDFLMSGMRQIGAAGYAGDGGGGGGGDSGGGPSATIQGGRVCYTTNGREGQSVISLRSAGDISIPQRGPRRGLIVPQQPPNPPTIIPLKHARSHDRESGDYAGSISDLHSVTSRLSQVSIGMNNCTARYRTLSAGLGDESPSPSPTPSSEYDDILQANALQLQKHLHHQQLKRLDGPCVGGAGGISGQPGSTSGHIGSAASLVTAGSSAAAAAASVGIGSVGNTSGTVGGSIALASGGASGANLPTILGSAVGGIGVDMSSASTSNSTTTTNGSGNSSSSASSNNSTSTKNTVNNLKSLKAAKNRNNLSSSLAAAASSVAVSHNNKNLSISQQIALVHHSNDARTSPKDHLLFGGTDRNNRDYSNCLDSISDQTFQHSASSVESLPSASGSSTQALVRPGSPHSSLSAEDRTTMLPICRAIALVDSCPSPYDKEALRFKKGDIIDVLSMNASGVWRGYANGRLGHFKFISVEVLPDLPTTGLKGYGGKLVSRHRLPTSCPTSVEELLLRIGLKEYTSVFVLNGYEDLELFKELEPSDLDYLGIGNTEHRAKILAAVQLLHDLDSTSDGDVAGSSSENDEGLRLNHVNCSSGLGGGLSGGSGSTTRSSGDHQTSPFGRRHFPRDSGCYEGSPVPSSQGSHNPHNSYQQQLHHLQQQQQQQQHSHNNGQPMQQQTQQQQQQHAGMATLMTAHHHHHHHHHLSDNETNNLDSVVAQCSNEILKRVESARRFNGTTERGSSKTMNSRTMAKKGGLLGGGGSDGGGGMVMVGGVGVTGGSSGGALSEKSSDSGVSSSSLSSGPAKGSGGL